Below is a genomic region from Armatimonadota bacterium.
ATCGATGATGCTGGTGCGGTCGTCACACAATGCATCGCTGTCCAGCCGTGAGCCGACGGCCTGGATCCGCCCGTTCTTCACGGCAACGGCTTCCGCAACTGGTGCGGAAGAGCTCATCGTGAAAAACGGGCCGTTTACGAACACACTGTCCGCGGCGGTTCTCGGTTGCGCGAACACCTTGCCCGTCCCCGCCAGTGCAAGTCCTGCCGCGTCTCCCAATGTCCTGAGCATCGTGCGCCCATTCATGTCCGTGCCCCCTGTGAGACGCAGCAATGGATGCGACCAACCGACAGTTCAGGATACTCCTGGAGGGGAATGAGGGCAAGGCGCGGGAAGGTCGCCCGGGGCACGGGCGAGAAAAGCCCCATGCTGGAGATCGGCCGGCGTCCCAGGCCGAAGAGTACTCTACGGAGCAGGACAGCTGAGGTGCGACACCTGATGCGCATTCCCATGCCGATTCTCATCGCCGCTTCCGCCGTGACCCTGGGCAGTCTCCTCACCGGCAGTTGCGCCCGGGCGCAGGATGACTTCGAAACCCAGCGCAAGGAGATGCTCAACCGCCAGCGCCGGGTCATCCTGAACAACGACGGGTGCGACTGTCTGTATTTTCCAAAGAGCAAGGAGATCACTCCGGAAAACTTCCTGGAGCTGCGCACCACCGCCCTTGCCGGGACCCACGTGGACACGGTCTTCTACTGCACCATCAGCGCGGGGTTTAGCAACTTCACCCACAACACGCAGGTGGGCAACATCCTGGAAAAGAGCTTCGACCCCGACGCGAAGGACCACAACATCACCCGGCAGCTCATCGACCAGGGCAACGACTGCCTGAAGCTCGTGGTGGACTTCTGCCACGCGAATGACATGGAATGTTTCTGGTCGATGCGCATGAACGACACCCACGACGGCGCGCACAGGCCAGACGCGCCTTACCCGCTCTTTCCGCCGCTGAAGGAGCAGCACCCGGAATGGCTCGTGGGCGAGTACGGGAAGAAGCCGCGGTACAGTTCGTGGACATCGGTGGACTACACGGTGCCGGAGATCCGCGATCTGGCCTTCCGGTTCATCGAGGAAGTCTGCCAGAACTACGACGTGGACGGCGTTGAGCTGGACTTCTTCCGGCACATGAACTTCTTCAAGAGCACCGCAAATGGAAACCCAGCCAGTCAGGAAGAGCTGGACATGATGACGGATCTCATGCGCCGCGTGCGTGCGATGACGGAGCGCGAAGGCCGCAGGCGGGGCAGGCCGATTCTGGTCGCGGTGCGGGTGGTGGACTCGGTTGATTACAGTCGGCTCGTGGGCATCGACCTGGAGAAATGGCTGGCTGAGGGGCTCGTGGATATTCTCATCGCTACCTGCTACTTCCAGCTGAACCCGTGGGAGTACCTGGTGGACCTGGGGCACAAGTACGGGGTGAAGGTCTATCCCGGTCTGAGCGAGAGCCGGGTCCGCGGGGAGATACCCCCGCTGAGACGACAGTCGCAGGAGAGCTACCGGGCTCGCGCGGCGCGGGTGTGGCAGTCGGGTGCGGACGGGGTGTACCTGTTCAACTTTTTCAACCCGAAAGCGCCGATGCTCAGCGAACTTGGAGACCCGGAGCTCCTCAGCAGACTGGACAAGCTCTACTTCACCACCGTGCGCAATGGTGATCCGAACAACTACGTGCCCGACGGAGTTCGCTTCCAGAACATTCCCATTGTGACCCCGGAGAACGCTGCGACGGTCGAGCCGGGGACAGAGAGAAAAATCACTCTCCAGATCGGCGACGACTTCGCAGCCCAGCAGGCCGCTGGTCTCGCACCTGAAGTGACGGCACGGATCGTGGCGATGGGTAGCGACCACATGGGGGTGTCGGTGAACGGCCATCCCCTCACCTGTACCGGCCAGGACGGCGCATGGAGCCTGTATGCCCTGCAGCCCCAGTGGCTGAAGCCCGGTGCCAACGAGTTCTCGTTCACTACCCGGGAGAAGCAAGCCGCGCCGGGACAAGATGCCTGGAATGTTGAGTGGACAGCGGAGAAGGTCCCCGCCGCGCCGTGGTATCACGACGCGTACAAGAAAGACGTAACCGTGGCTGAGCTTCGGGACGGCGCACTGCTTGTGGCCGACCGTGGTGAAGGCGGTGGGGAATACCTTTACTTCTACTACCCGTGGGCGGCATCCAGCGAGCTTGAAAATGTGGTCGAGGCCGAGGCGAAAGTGGTGTCGGGCTGGAACACCATCATCATCAGCGACGGAAAGTCCACGGAGCGCCTGTCGCTCTATCCGGACCGGGTCGAACTGTACAGTGGCAAGCTGCGGCACATGATGGACACCACCGACCGCTTCCACACATACCGGGTGTCGGTCAAGGGCTCGGATATCAAGGTCTGGGTGGACGGAGAGCTGGTGATCGACGGAACAGGCAAGTTCACCGCGCCCAGCGCCGGCGGACGCAACACGGTTCAGTTTGGTGCGGCCAATAGCCCGGAGAAAGGTGAGGCGCTCTGGAAATCTGTGCGGTTCACCACCCCGGCGTCGGCGGTGTATGACCTGGCGGTGTCGGTGAAGTACCCGAAGCCCGAGTGAGCGCACAGCTGACGATAGCGCGGAGGCGAGTGGTGCCCGCGGGCTTCGAGTCCACGGGCACGTCTACTTACGGCTCCGGCGGATCCGCGATGGCCCTGATGCTCAGATCGCGTATCTGTATCGCCGCATGATAGGGGCCGGGGGCCTCCCAGCCCAGGCTGAACCCTGTGAGGCGGAAGTCCTCGATGTTGCGCGAAGTCGGCAGGTGCCCTCGTGACCACGCCTCCTCGAGACCCTTGCGGATCAACGGAACCAGGTCGGCGGAAAGCGTGGTCCATTCCCCGCTGTGCACGCTCGTGCCCGTGTATGCCTCGCCGCCGGGCGTGTAGATGAACTTCTGATGGGCCTGATCCGGGGCCATGAAAGGCTTCGCGAACTCCGTCCGGTTGTCGTAGACCGGGATGCCGAACCACAGGAAATCCCCGTATCCTTCAGAGGCGCGGTTACGGTTCTGAACGGTGATAAATCCCACGAACTGAATAGCGTGGCGATTGCGCACGATGCCCTCATGCGGCCCGGCCTCGCACTTGAGCAGCTTCGCCTCGAGGTGGAAGAGCAGGCGGGAGAAGTCGGTCAGGCGGGGCATGCCGTCGAGCTCCTGCGAGACGAGAAGGTGCGGCCAGGGCTCGGGCGGCACCCGCAGGTGTTCCCCGTATTCAGCGATTGCATTCACTCCCAGTGACAGGTCGGCGAGCGATGTCTCGGGTTCGCCGAAGATGATGGACTTGCCCTCGTTCCGGAACTCGACTGAGCCTTCGGGGCCGGCGATCGGCTCCGCGCCCAGGAGCGTGAAGCGGCTGTGCCACTGGGCCAGTTCCCAGACGGGTTCGGCTGGAGCCCCGGGGGGCTGGAGAGTGCCGGTACGGACCTTCCTGCCAGGCGCGGGGTCGAGGACATGAAAACCCTTGCGGAATGATGGATCGCGCAGAAGTTCGGTGCCGGGGGGCTCCTGCGCGCGCACGAGGCAGGACAGACCCAAGGCGAGCATGATCATTATGGGCAGGATAGGCATGTGTTCTCCTGGTTCCGGCAATGGCGACGGCGGATGATAAGTCTCGAGTAACAATACGACTTCCTCGAATGGCTGCGCTATGCCTTCCCGGAAGGACTCATCCACGGCGTGGAGAAATGCGGCTGAATTTCGTGTCGACGGATAAGTCTCAGGCCCCGGGAGGCCGCACATGTCAGAGAAACTGCGCGCAGCAATCATCGGTTGTGGCAGGCCGTACAACCACAAAGAACGGACCGGTTCGGGCATGGCCCACCTGCATGCCGCAGGTTATACCAGCCGCGAGGATGTGGAGCTTGCAGTCCTGTGCGACATCAAGCCCGAGAACGCACAGGCCTTCGCAGAGCAACATTGCCCCAACGCCGCGATCTACACGGACATGAAGAAGATGCTCAAGCAGGAGAAGCTGGACCTGGTGAGCGTCTGCCTGTGGCCGCACCTTCATGCCCCGGCGGTGATCGCCTGTGCCAAAGCCGGTGTCAAGGCGGTGCATTCCGAGAAGCCCATGGCGCCCACCTGGGGCGAGGCAGTCAGGATGGCTGCGGAGTGCGAGAAGAGCGGTACGCAACTGACCTTCAACCACCAGCGTCGGTTCCTCGCGCCTTTTCGGAAAGCGCGGGAGCTTGTCCGAGAGGGTGCTATCGGCAAGCTGGTCCGGCTGGAGGGATCGTGCTCGAATATGATCGACTGGGGCACTCATTGGCTCGACATGTTCTTCTTCATGAACGAAGAGATCCCCGCGATCTGGGTGCTCGGGCAAATCGATGCGCGCGAGTTCCACCAGGTCTTCGGTCTGCCCTACGAGCACCAGGCAATCTGCGAGATCAAGTTCGAGAATGGAGTGCGGGGCTTGTTGTTCACGGGCGAAGATTCCGACATTGGGTGCCAGATCCGGCTCACCGGAGAAGAAGGGGTCATAGAACTGCGCAATGAGGATCCGCCGCTGTGGGTGCGCGCGGGCGGCGCGAAGTGGAAGAACCCCAAGGTGACGGAGAGCCTGCATGGAGGGCACGCAGTGAGCATGGCGATCTGGGACATGATCGACGCGCTCAAGGGCGGCTATGAACCCGAGCTCTCGGCACGCAAGGCATTGCAGGCCACGGAGATCATCTTTGCGACCTATGAATCCAGCCGCAGGCGCGGGCGCGTCGACCTGCCGCTGAAGACGAAGGACTCGGCGTTTCTGTCCATGCTCGAGTCCGGGGAACTCAAGCCAAAGAAAGCGGCAAAGAAGTAGGGGAGAGGCCGGGAGCGGCTGCCCGTCCCCGGCCTGACGATCAGCTCACCTCTATTGCCCGAAACCGCTCTTGCGCTTGGCGATCTGGGTGATGCGCACGACCTCCAGCGCTTGTTCGGGCGTCACGATGAGCTTGCCTTTCTCGCGCAGGACGGACCAGACATTGTCATAAAAGTCGCCGATGGACGGGGCGGTGGATGGCACCTCCTCCGACTGCCAGGGAAGCTGGTCATCGTTTCCGTATTCCCGATCGGGGTGGGGTGCTTCGACGACCTTTAGCGGCTTCACGGCTTTCTTATCGAACCACTGGATCTTGCTGGTGGAGCCGTCCGATACCAGCGTGCCGTGGCTGCCGAGGACTGTCCACTTGGGCTCGGAGAACTTGCAGACCGACGAGACTTCCATGTCGTACACTCGGCCGTTGGCGGCTTTCAGGAGCAGCTTCACGTGGTCTTCGGCATCACCCGCGGCGGCGATGTGTTTGAGGTCGCAGAAGACTTCGGTCACTGGCGCTCCGAGAAACTGCAGGCCCGCGTCGATGAAATGGGAGCAAGTATTGTTCATGACGCCGCCGTGGTGTGAGAGCATCGTCTGCCAGTCGTTACGGCGGCTGAAGTCCAGGGCTCGCATACGGATCTCGAACACGTCGCCGATTCGTTTCGTGCGGATGATATCGAGAATATGCAGAGTATCCGGGCGGAAGCGGGTGTTGTGGTGGACGAAGAGGATGCCCGGTGACTTCTCGGCGGCCTGCACCAGGCTCCGGGCCGCCTGGTAGCTGTCGGAGATCGGCTTCTCGCAGACGACGTGGCGGCCTGCGCGAAGTGCGTCCTTCGATACGGGCACGTGGGTGTCGGAGAACGTGGCGACAACCACCACCTCGGCATCGGCGGACTTGAGCAAGGCGCGGTGATCGGGGTACTGCTCGCAGCCCAGCTCGGCCGCCACTGCTGCGCAACGCTCGGGGATGAGATCTGTGACCGCGGTGATCTGGAAACGCTCATCATTGCGAAGTCGAGCGACGTGAATATTGTAGCCCGACCGTCCGAGACCGACGATTGCGACCTTGATCGGCGTCCTGCGCGCCATTTCCTGGCTCCTTGAGTTGAGCTGAATTGCCCCGGGTGTCGGGCAGAATTCGCTGTTGCCGCAGGCCTAACCTCTTCTGACGAATCACGATTATCCACCGCGAAAGGCCCAGACGGATGACCTCAAAGGAACGCGTCCTTGCCACCATTCGCCGCGAGCCCGTCGATCGCCCCTGCGTAGATTACGGCGCCAATGCCGACGTGACCCAGATGCTGTGCGAGCGGCTCGGGTTGCAGGATGGTGAGGCGCTCCGCAAGGCACTCGGAGTGGATCTGCGCAATCTCGTGAGCGCCGCGCCATATGTGGGCGAACCCCGGCCGCCCATGGCCGACGGCACCCCGGTAAGCTATTGGGGCATTCCGGACAGCAAGGGCACGTACTCGTCCACAGTCTACAATCCCCCGCTTGCCCACGCCGAGACAGTCGCCGATGTAGAGGCCTTTCACTGGCCCGATGCGGATGACTTCGATTACAGTAACCTGCGCGCGACGTGCGAAGGGCTGTCGGAGTATGCGCTCTGCGGAGGGGCGTGGAGCCCGCTCCTGTGCACGGCCATGCACCTGACGGGCATGGAGGAGTTCTTCCTGCTGATGGCGATGAAGCCGAAAGTGGC
It encodes:
- a CDS encoding family 10 glycosylhydrolase, which translates into the protein MRHLMRIPMPILIAASAVTLGSLLTGSCARAQDDFETQRKEMLNRQRRVILNNDGCDCLYFPKSKEITPENFLELRTTALAGTHVDTVFYCTISAGFSNFTHNTQVGNILEKSFDPDAKDHNITRQLIDQGNDCLKLVVDFCHANDMECFWSMRMNDTHDGAHRPDAPYPLFPPLKEQHPEWLVGEYGKKPRYSSWTSVDYTVPEIRDLAFRFIEEVCQNYDVDGVELDFFRHMNFFKSTANGNPASQEELDMMTDLMRRVRAMTEREGRRRGRPILVAVRVVDSVDYSRLVGIDLEKWLAEGLVDILIATCYFQLNPWEYLVDLGHKYGVKVYPGLSESRVRGEIPPLRRQSQESYRARAARVWQSGADGVYLFNFFNPKAPMLSELGDPELLSRLDKLYFTTVRNGDPNNYVPDGVRFQNIPIVTPENAATVEPGTERKITLQIGDDFAAQQAAGLAPEVTARIVAMGSDHMGVSVNGHPLTCTGQDGAWSLYALQPQWLKPGANEFSFTTREKQAAPGQDAWNVEWTAEKVPAAPWYHDAYKKDVTVAELRDGALLVADRGEGGGEYLYFYYPWAASSELENVVEAEAKVVSGWNTIIISDGKSTERLSLYPDRVELYSGKLRHMMDTTDRFHTYRVSVKGSDIKVWVDGELVIDGTGKFTAPSAGGRNTVQFGAANSPEKGEALWKSVRFTTPASAVYDLAVSVKYPKPE
- a CDS encoding Gfo/Idh/MocA family oxidoreductase translates to MSEKLRAAIIGCGRPYNHKERTGSGMAHLHAAGYTSREDVELAVLCDIKPENAQAFAEQHCPNAAIYTDMKKMLKQEKLDLVSVCLWPHLHAPAVIACAKAGVKAVHSEKPMAPTWGEAVRMAAECEKSGTQLTFNHQRRFLAPFRKARELVREGAIGKLVRLEGSCSNMIDWGTHWLDMFFFMNEEIPAIWVLGQIDAREFHQVFGLPYEHQAICEIKFENGVRGLLFTGEDSDIGCQIRLTGEEGVIELRNEDPPLWVRAGGAKWKNPKVTESLHGGHAVSMAIWDMIDALKGGYEPELSARKALQATEIIFATYESSRRRGRVDLPLKTKDSAFLSMLESGELKPKKAAKK
- a CDS encoding Gfo/Idh/MocA family oxidoreductase yields the protein MARRTPIKVAIVGLGRSGYNIHVARLRNDERFQITAVTDLIPERCAAVAAELGCEQYPDHRALLKSADAEVVVVATFSDTHVPVSKDALRAGRHVVCEKPISDSYQAARSLVQAAEKSPGILFVHHNTRFRPDTLHILDIIRTKRIGDVFEIRMRALDFSRRNDWQTMLSHHGGVMNNTCSHFIDAGLQFLGAPVTEVFCDLKHIAAAGDAEDHVKLLLKAANGRVYDMEVSSVCKFSEPKWTVLGSHGTLVSDGSTSKIQWFDKKAVKPLKVVEAPHPDREYGNDDQLPWQSEEVPSTAPSIGDFYDNVWSVLREKGKLIVTPEQALEVVRITQIAKRKSGFGQ